The Ruminococcus bovis genome includes a region encoding these proteins:
- a CDS encoding helix-turn-helix transcriptional regulator codes for MANKNLGNLLKIYRKNSLLTQQQVADALNINRTTYTYYETGKTEPSIDTLHKLIKIFGITYDDLLPSEKNPKSIKDSFLRAKGDEAIYNLTKEEQQFIISLRAMSPEERAEFLKNLK; via the coding sequence ATGGCAAATAAAAATCTAGGTAATCTATTAAAGATTTACCGTAAAAATTCTTTACTGACTCAGCAACAGGTTGCTGACGCTTTAAACATAAATCGTACAACCTATACTTATTACGAAACCGGTAAGACAGAACCATCTATTGATACCTTACACAAGCTTATCAAGATTTTCGGTATCACATATGATGATTTATTACCGTCAGAAAAGAACCCTAAGAGTATTAAGGATTCTTTCCTAAGAGCAAAGGGTGATGAGGCGATTTATAACCTTACTAAAGAGGAACAACAGTTCATTATTTCTCTAAGAGCAATGAGTCCTGAAGAGAGAGCAGAATTTCTAAAGAATTTAAAATAA
- the rpsO gene encoding 30S ribosomal protein S15, whose protein sequence is MLKEEKLAIMQEYATHEGDTGSPEVQIALLSKRIKDLTAHLQQHPKDHHSRRGLYKMIGQRKSLLKYLTKVDIERYRSIIKRLGIRK, encoded by the coding sequence ATGCTAAAAGAAGAAAAGCTTGCTATTATGCAGGAATATGCTACTCACGAAGGCGACACAGGTTCTCCTGAAGTACAGATTGCACTTCTATCAAAGAGAATTAAGGACCTAACTGCTCACCTACAGCAGCATCCAAAGGATCATCACTCAAGAAGAGGTCTATACAAGATGATCGGTCAGAGAAAGAGCCTACTTAAGTATCTTACAAAGGTTGACATCGAAAGATATCGTTCAATCATTAAGAGACTTGGTATCCGTAAGTAA
- a CDS encoding polyribonucleotide nucleotidyltransferase — MNKAMVFDKYRKFETEFAGRPLVVETGKMTQLANGACLVRYGETVVHVACTASEKPREGVDFFPLSVDYEEKMYSVGKIPGSYLKREGRPSEKAILTSRVIDRPIRPLFPKDMRNDCSIVCTVMSVDPDCQPEIAAMIGTSIAISISDVPWNGPVSSCSVGLVDGEIVINPTLEQRAVSDMATTVASTSERIAMIEAGANCVDDDTMYKAIMAGHEANQPIIQFIKNIQEEIGKPKFDYPSNEPDHDMFEAIYNFAEADVKVAMDTDDKNIRDERLLPIYDAVHEKFDEIYPEQEAKIDECMYKTQKTIVRRWLLDEQKRVDGRGMDDIRPLASEVGILPRVHGSGMFTRGQTQVLTVATLGSVSEQQYLDGIDEEETKRYIHHYNFPSYSVGETKPSRGPGRREIGHGALAERALKPVIPSVEEFPYTLRLVSEILSSNGSTSQGSICGSTLALMDAGVPIKAPVAGISCGLITEGERWMTMVDIQGVEDFFGDMDFKVAGTKDGITAIQMDLKISGLLPEMVKEALAKTHKARNYILDEVMLKAIPEPRHELSKYAPKMFTAQIPADKISEVIGKSGKVIKEIQAECEVKIDITEEGESANVFVAGIDTEKCKKALSIIEMIANGPEIGAIYIGKVTRIMDFGAFIEIAPGMEGLCHISKLDVKRTEKVTDVVNVGDVIRVKVEEIDDKGRLNLSRRAVLIEVDGLTPENTFEDRPRRPHNNHNRNGRR, encoded by the coding sequence ATGAACAAAGCAATGGTATTTGATAAGTACAGAAAATTTGAAACAGAATTTGCAGGCAGACCACTGGTTGTTGAAACAGGTAAAATGACTCAGCTAGCTAACGGTGCTTGTCTTGTAAGATATGGCGAAACAGTTGTACATGTTGCTTGTACTGCTTCTGAAAAGCCAAGAGAAGGAGTTGACTTCTTCCCACTATCTGTTGACTATGAAGAAAAAATGTATTCAGTAGGTAAGATTCCGGGTTCTTACCTAAAGAGAGAAGGTCGTCCTTCAGAAAAGGCTATCCTTACTTCTCGTGTAATTGACAGACCAATCAGACCTCTATTCCCTAAGGATATGAGAAATGACTGTTCAATCGTATGTACAGTAATGTCAGTTGACCCTGATTGTCAGCCTGAAATTGCTGCTATGATTGGTACTTCAATTGCTATTTCAATTTCTGATGTTCCTTGGAACGGTCCTGTTTCTTCTTGTTCAGTAGGTTTAGTTGATGGCGAAATCGTTATTAACCCAACACTTGAACAGAGAGCAGTTTCTGATATGGCAACAACAGTTGCTTCAACATCAGAAAGAATTGCTATGATTGAAGCAGGTGCAAACTGTGTTGATGATGACACAATGTACAAGGCAATTATGGCAGGTCACGAAGCTAACCAGCCAATTATCCAGTTTATCAAGAATATTCAGGAAGAAATCGGTAAGCCAAAGTTTGACTATCCATCAAATGAACCTGATCACGATATGTTTGAAGCAATTTACAACTTTGCTGAAGCTGATGTTAAGGTTGCTATGGATACAGACGACAAGAACATTCGTGACGAAAGACTACTTCCAATCTATGATGCAGTTCATGAAAAGTTCGACGAAATCTATCCTGAACAAGAAGCAAAGATTGACGAATGTATGTACAAAACTCAGAAGACAATCGTAAGAAGATGGCTACTTGACGAACAGAAGAGAGTTGACGGCAGAGGTATGGACGATATTAGACCACTAGCTTCTGAAGTTGGTATTCTTCCAAGAGTTCACGGTTCAGGTATGTTCACAAGGGGACAGACTCAGGTTCTTACAGTTGCTACTTTAGGTTCTGTTTCTGAACAGCAGTATCTTGACGGTATTGATGAAGAAGAAACAAAGAGATATATCCACCATTACAACTTCCCTAGTTACTCAGTAGGCGAAACAAAGCCAAGCAGAGGTCCCGGTAGAAGAGAAATCGGTCACGGTGCTTTAGCAGAAAGAGCATTAAAGCCTGTTATTCCATCAGTTGAAGAATTCCCATACACATTAAGACTTGTATCAGAAATTCTTTCTTCTAACGGTTCAACTTCTCAGGGTTCAATCTGTGGTTCAACACTTGCACTTATGGACGCAGGTGTTCCAATCAAAGCTCCTGTAGCAGGTATTTCTTGTGGTCTTATTACTGAAGGCGAACGCTGGATGACAATGGTTGACATTCAGGGTGTTGAAGACTTCTTCGGCGATATGGACTTTAAGGTAGCCGGTACTAAGGACGGTATCACAGCCATTCAGATGGACCTTAAGATTTCAGGTCTACTACCTGAAATGGTTAAGGAAGCTCTTGCAAAGACTCACAAAGCAAGAAATTACATTCTTGATGAAGTTATGCTAAAGGCTATTCCTGAACCAAGACATGAACTAAGCAAGTATGCTCCTAAGATGTTCACTGCTCAGATTCCTGCAGATAAGATTTCTGAAGTTATCGGTAAGAGTGGTAAGGTTATCAAGGAAATTCAGGCTGAATGTGAAGTTAAGATTGACATTACAGAAGAAGGCGAAAGTGCAAATGTATTTGTTGCCGGTATTGATACAGAAAAGTGCAAGAAGGCTCTTTCAATCATTGAAATGATTGCTAATGGTCCTGAAATCGGTGCTATCTATATTGGTAAGGTAACAAGAATTATGGACTTCGGTGCATTTATTGAAATTGCTCCGGGTATGGAAGGCCTATGCCACATTAGTAAGCTTGATGTTAAGAGAACAGAAAAGGTTACTGATGTTGTTAATGTTGGTGATGTTATCAGAGTTAAGGTTGAAGAAATTGACGATAAGGGCAGACTAAATCTTTCAAGAAGAGCTGTTCTAATTGAAGTTGACGGTTTAACTCCTGAAAATACTTTTGAAGATAGACCAAGAAGACCTCATAACAATCACAACAGAAACGGCAGAAGATAA
- a CDS encoding DUF2975 domain-containing protein — MTSKNLSNLMKVIIIIFGICGIVLYGITVFKGFDFINGYPLNTTENLPWMIFLLITGIPCYAVLYHGWRIANTISTDGAFCKDNSRRLKVIGILALITSVCHFIGDTTFLLLGTINTPLYLCEILIFVIGIAIAITSFILSYLTSKATTIKEENDLTI, encoded by the coding sequence ATGACAAGCAAAAATTTATCTAACCTTATGAAAGTTATAATTATAATCTTCGGTATATGTGGTATAGTCCTTTATGGCATTACTGTTTTCAAAGGTTTTGACTTTATAAACGGCTATCCACTTAACACAACAGAAAATTTACCTTGGATGATTTTTCTCCTTATTACCGGTATTCCATGCTATGCAGTTTTATATCATGGTTGGAGAATTGCTAATACAATTTCAACAGATGGTGCTTTTTGCAAGGATAATTCCAGAAGGCTTAAAGTTATAGGTATTTTGGCATTAATCACATCAGTATGTCACTTTATCGGTGACACAACTTTTCTGTTACTAGGCACAATCAATACTCCACTATACCTATGTGAGATTTTAATATTTGTTATTGGCATAGCCATTGCTATTACTTCATTTATTCTTTCATATCTCACAAGTAAGGCAACAACAATTAAAGAAGAAAATGACCTAACAATATAA
- a CDS encoding helix-turn-helix domain-containing protein, which yields MDGEIIFNIDVMLAKRKMSVTELANKVGITIANISVLKNGKAKAIRVSTLAKLCEALDCQPADLLEYRKTEK from the coding sequence ATGGATGGAGAAATAATTTTTAACATAGATGTTATGTTGGCTAAAAGGAAAATGAGTGTTACTGAACTTGCCAACAAAGTAGGAATAACTATAGCCAACATATCTGTACTGAAAAACGGCAAGGCTAAAGCAATTCGAGTTAGCACCTTAGCAAAGTTATGTGAGGCACTTGACTGTCAACCGGCAGATTTATTGGAATATAGAAAAACTGAAAAATGA
- a CDS encoding ComEA family DNA-binding protein — translation MKKKLSPEKLIVIVGIIFATVLVLVNVFFDFVPHTVKTENINATATTEFSTYYNQNVNKKTYTTTQKVIVNINTASVQELCTIRMIGETKAKAIVNYREKYGAFKDKGDIVKVYGIGEKTYEKIKDSICVN, via the coding sequence ATGAAGAAAAAGTTATCTCCCGAAAAATTAATTGTAATAGTTGGAATTATCTTTGCTACAGTTCTTGTTTTGGTCAATGTGTTCTTTGACTTTGTACCTCATACAGTAAAAACTGAAAATATTAATGCTACTGCTACAACTGAGTTTTCCACATATTACAACCAAAATGTGAATAAAAAGACCTATACAACTACCCAAAAAGTAATTGTAAATATAAATACTGCATCGGTACAGGAGCTTTGCACTATAAGAATGATTGGTGAAACTAAAGCTAAAGCAATTGTAAATTATAGAGAAAAGTATGGTGCATTTAAGGATAAAGGAGATATTGTAAAGGTTTACGGTATCGGTGAAAAGACTTATGAAAAAATAAAGGATAGTATTTGTGTAAATTAA
- a CDS encoding DHHW family protein, whose product MTNKSKYFISIMFLAFIGVFAILFWVVPKSDFSPKEKRYLQTFPEVSATTLTDGSFESKFEDYINDHMVMRDAFMGINSYSNLIVLNNGSDGVYKCKNGYLINKPATNERLDLNLSVVSDFQQKTGIDTSLMIVPSTGYIMDNVLPHIHEKYNDDEYFSTINKYCSENNLSNIDLRNTFNANKDNTQIYYKTDHHWTTKGAYLAYNQLCSKWNIKPATRDKFTIQTANDFLGTTYNTSGFWLNESDTIEIWNNLNNKSTCSITANGITTKYNSMYFTDQLKGADKYAVFLNGNNPITTIKNPDCKNNKKLLIIKDSFSHCLAPFLSENFSEVTLVDMRYYKKSVSEEICSKTKFDKVLVCMELDNFLADKDFAFLE is encoded by the coding sequence ATGACCAACAAATCAAAATATTTTATATCTATAATGTTCCTTGCCTTTATCGGGGTATTTGCTATACTATTTTGGGTTGTACCTAAAAGTGACTTTAGCCCAAAAGAAAAAAGATACTTACAGACTTTTCCGGAAGTTTCAGCCACAACATTAACCGATGGTTCTTTTGAATCTAAGTTTGAGGACTACATAAACGACCATATGGTTATGCGTGATGCATTTATGGGTATCAACAGTTACTCTAACTTGATTGTACTTAACAACGGCAGTGATGGTGTTTATAAGTGCAAAAACGGCTACTTAATCAACAAACCTGCTACTAATGAAAGGCTTGACCTTAACCTTTCTGTTGTATCTGATTTTCAGCAAAAGACAGGCATTGATACTTCTCTGATGATTGTACCGTCAACAGGTTACATAATGGATAATGTGCTACCACATATTCACGAAAAGTACAATGATGATGAATATTTCAGCACAATAAACAAGTATTGCAGTGAGAATAATCTTTCTAATATTGACCTTAGAAACACTTTTAATGCCAACAAGGATAATACTCAGATTTACTACAAAACAGACCACCATTGGACTACTAAGGGTGCTTATTTAGCTTATAATCAGCTATGCAGTAAATGGAATATTAAACCTGCAACTAGGGACAAGTTCACTATTCAAACTGCCAATGACTTCCTAGGCACAACATACAACACATCAGGTTTTTGGCTAAACGAAAGTGATACTATCGAGATTTGGAACAATCTTAACAACAAGTCAACTTGCAGTATTACTGCAAACGGTATCACAACAAAGTACAATTCAATGTACTTTACTGACCAGCTAAAGGGTGCTGACAAATATGCAGTATTTCTAAACGGCAACAACCCTATTACTACAATTAAGAATCCTGATTGTAAAAACAACAAAAAGCTACTAATCATCAAAGATAGCTTTAGTCATTGTTTAGCACCATTCCTTAGTGAAAACTTTAGTGAAGTTACTTTGGTTGATATGAGATATTACAAGAAATCTGTCAGTGAAGAAATCTGTTCAAAGACTAAATTTGACAAAGTTTTAGTTTGTATGGAACTTGACAACTTCCTAGCTGACAAGGACTTTGCATTCCTTGAATGA
- a CDS encoding bis(5'-nucleosyl)-tetraphosphatase, with the protein MLGRKVSVNLFGQLTDGLYSGYFTDEKGDNVKAFVLSKNEVEFVVSGQVIAIITLKNNEQRAIVAPDREIYYEPQILDIISKSSSVEISNINCLYEKSCGALIFYRNKQGVRILLVKNHNGRYWSFPKGHMELNESEKATAIREIKEETNLDVKIIDGFREVSDYCPFGNIKKRVVFFLAQAFTDDVVDQPEEIDSHIWVDIQQARKNCTYENDLRVIDKAELLINQSK; encoded by the coding sequence GTGCTTGGAAGAAAGGTAAGCGTAAATTTATTTGGACAACTAACAGATGGTTTGTATAGTGGTTACTTTACCGATGAAAAAGGTGATAATGTAAAGGCATTTGTACTTTCAAAGAACGAAGTTGAATTTGTAGTGTCAGGTCAAGTTATCGCCATTATTACCCTAAAGAATAACGAACAAAGAGCCATTGTTGCACCGGATAGAGAGATTTACTATGAACCACAGATTCTTGATATTATCAGCAAATCAAGTAGTGTTGAGATTAGTAACATTAACTGCCTTTACGAAAAAAGTTGTGGAGCATTGATTTTCTACCGTAATAAACAAGGTGTCAGAATACTATTGGTTAAGAACCACAATGGCCGTTATTGGAGTTTTCCAAAAGGTCATATGGAACTTAATGAGTCCGAAAAAGCTACTGCTATTCGTGAAATCAAGGAAGAAACAAACCTTGATGTTAAGATTATTGACGGCTTTAGAGAGGTTAGTGACTATTGCCCATTTGGTAATATTAAGAAGAGAGTTGTCTTTTTCTTAGCACAAGCCTTTACAGATGATGTTGTTGACCAACCGGAAGAAATCGACAGTCATATTTGGGTTGATATTCAACAAGCAAGAAAGAATTGTACCTACGAAAATGACTTGCGTGTAATTGATAAAGCCGAACTTCTTATTAATCAGTCAAAGTGA
- a CDS encoding DHHW family protein gives MSSKRYSDEDNVTRSYSDDFYKQFADKYGEVDLESSAKRRRDRARKREAKRRRRNNRIKLIVSGIVLIAIVVTIVIFICTGIKSCVNSNKDTQTGGFKTVESSKVSKTSSSSKATSSNIDDSDPLQFVTPSIKDDNSSGTFSSVNGAVYLWKDSAYEIFGASADRSDMYSDVINKATEKLGDSIKVYSMMIPLHTEMNLPERLQSEAGATSEADNIKNAYSKFDKAQPINIYNTLAKHNSEYCYFNSDHHWTGLGAYYAYTAFCEQTNQKPMTISEEGTHKIEGFTGSFHTYGSGLTDTVYYYDLPYDTTCKLYADPNGEPQDADIYYENETSGENTYGVFINGDQPKFIINSQCGTNKKIAVVKESFGNAFVPYLSANYSEIHVLDMRSCGVTDLKKYCEDNGITEVLFMNNVMSANSADRIADMETVIGK, from the coding sequence ATGTCAAGTAAAAGATACTCTGATGAAGACAATGTAACTCGTTCTTATAGTGACGATTTTTATAAACAATTTGCTGATAAATACGGTGAAGTAGATTTAGAAAGCAGTGCTAAAAGAAGAAGAGACAGAGCAAGAAAAAGAGAAGCTAAGCGTAGAAGAAGAAACAACAGAATTAAACTTATTGTTTCCGGTATTGTGCTTATTGCAATCGTAGTGACAATTGTTATATTTATTTGCACAGGTATCAAAAGTTGTGTAAACAGTAATAAGGATACTCAAACAGGTGGATTTAAGACAGTTGAAAGTTCTAAAGTAAGCAAGACAAGCAGTTCTTCAAAGGCTACTTCAAGTAATATTGATGACAGTGATCCACTTCAATTTGTTACACCTAGTATTAAGGATGACAACAGTAGTGGTACATTTAGCTCAGTAAACGGTGCAGTTTATTTATGGAAAGACTCAGCTTATGAAATCTTTGGTGCATCTGCTGACAGAAGTGATATGTACTCAGATGTTATTAACAAAGCTACCGAAAAGCTGGGTGACAGCATTAAGGTATACAGTATGATGATTCCACTTCATACAGAAATGAATCTACCTGAAAGATTACAGAGTGAAGCCGGTGCAACTTCTGAAGCTGACAACATTAAGAATGCTTACAGTAAGTTTGACAAAGCTCAGCCAATTAATATTTATAATACATTAGCAAAACATAATAGTGAATATTGCTACTTTAATTCCGATCACCATTGGACAGGTCTTGGTGCATATTATGCATACACAGCATTCTGTGAACAAACAAACCAAAAGCCAATGACAATTTCAGAAGAAGGTACACACAAGATTGAGGGCTTTACAGGTTCATTCCACACATATGGTTCAGGTCTGACAGATACTGTTTATTATTATGATTTACCATATGACACAACTTGTAAACTATATGCCGACCCTAACGGTGAACCACAGGATGCTGACATTTACTACGAAAATGAAACATCAGGTGAAAACACATACGGTGTATTTATTAACGGTGACCAGCCTAAGTTTATTATTAATTCTCAGTGTGGTACAAATAAAAAGATTGCAGTTGTTAAGGAAAGTTTCGGTAATGCATTCGTTCCGTATCTATCAGCTAACTATAGCGAAATCCATGTTCTTGATATGAGGAGTTGTGGTGTTACCGATTTGAAGAAATATTGTGAGGACAACGGAATTACAGAAGTTCTGTTTATGAACAATGTAATGTCGGCTAACTCTGCTGACAGAATTGCCGATATGGAAACTGTTATCGGTAAATAA
- a CDS encoding aminotransferase-like domain-containing protein, with the protein MEYSFSDRVQALKPSAIREIFKYAADPEVVSLSAGNPSPEAFPIEEIKEISSRLLEENPIGVLQYSVTEGYPQLRETLKEYMKSHHNVGKDFDDILITTGAQQIMDLATKSLVNEGDVVITEAPSFIGSLNTFRSYNAKLVGVKIDDDGMNMEELEKALQTHKNARFIYTIPNFQNPSGITMSLEKRKKMYELAKKYNVLILEDNPYGDLRYSGEYIPCIKSFDDEGIVLYAGSMSKVISPGIRVAYVIAPKPIFQKMVVCKQGNDVHTNIWSQMVCNELMTKYDFDAHLEKLRNLYRKKAQFMMDLMDKYLVPMGITYAKITGGLFTMCTLPDYVDMQEFCKDAIKNKVCVVPGNAFLTDESEECHTFRVNFSTPTDEQLEKGIKLLAKTAENYIK; encoded by the coding sequence ATGGAATACTCTTTCAGCGACAGAGTTCAGGCACTAAAGCCATCTGCCATTCGAGAAATTTTTAAATATGCTGCTGATCCTGAGGTTGTATCTTTATCAGCAGGTAATCCCAGTCCTGAGGCTTTTCCTATTGAAGAAATCAAGGAAATATCTTCAAGATTATTAGAAGAAAACCCAATCGGTGTTTTACAGTACAGTGTTACCGAGGGTTATCCTCAGCTAAGAGAAACACTAAAGGAATATATGAAAAGTCACCACAATGTCGGCAAAGACTTTGATGATATTTTAATCACAACAGGTGCACAACAGATTATGGATTTAGCTACAAAGTCCCTTGTAAATGAGGGTGATGTGGTTATTACAGAAGCACCTTCATTTATCGGTTCATTAAACACATTTAGAAGTTATAACGCAAAACTTGTAGGTGTAAAGATTGATGATGACGGTATGAATATGGAAGAGCTCGAAAAAGCTCTGCAAACACACAAAAACGCAAGATTTATCTACACTATTCCTAATTTTCAGAACCCATCAGGCATTACAATGAGTCTTGAGAAAAGAAAGAAAATGTATGAACTTGCTAAAAAATATAATGTGCTTATTCTGGAGGACAACCCATACGGTGACCTTAGATACAGTGGTGAGTACATTCCTTGTATCAAAAGCTTTGATGATGAGGGTATTGTGCTTTATGCCGGTTCAATGAGTAAGGTTATCTCTCCGGGAATTAGAGTTGCTTATGTTATTGCACCTAAGCCTATTTTCCAGAAGATGGTTGTCTGCAAACAAGGTAATGATGTTCATACAAACATTTGGTCACAGATGGTTTGTAACGAACTGATGACAAAGTATGACTTTGACGCTCACCTTGAAAAGCTAAGAAACCTATACAGAAAAAAAGCACAGTTTATGATGGACCTTATGGACAAATATCTTGTACCAATGGGCATTACTTATGCAAAAATTACCGGTGGATTATTCACAATGTGTACTTTGCCGGATTATGTAGATATGCAAGAATTTTGTAAAGACGCAATCAAAAACAAAGTTTGTGTTGTTCCCGGAAACGCTTTCCTAACTGACGAAAGTGAAGAATGTCACACCTTTAGAGTGAACTTCTCAACACCTACTGATGAACAGTTGGAAAAGGGAATTAAACTACTTGCAAAAACTGCTGAAAATTATATTAAGTGA
- the trpS gene encoding tryptophan--tRNA ligase, protein MGEKKPIVLSAIQPSGSMTLGNYLGAIKNWITMQDEYFCFYALADLHTITVRQDPKEMRKHILDMYALLLACGIDPEKSVFFIQSHVTTHAQLAWILNCYTQFGELSRMTQFKDKSRKHADNINAGLFTYPALMAADILLYQADKVPVGADQMQHLEITRDIATRFNGLYGNVFKIPEGFVPKNGARVMSLQNPSSKMSKSDENVNGCVYMLDKPETIMKKFKRAITDTDTKVYFSEDKPGISNLMTIYGAVTGKTMEQIEKEFDGKGYGDFKTAVGEAVVEHLRPIQDEYNRIIKDRAYMEETWKKADAFAQNFSQRTLDKVMKKIGYIK, encoded by the coding sequence ATGGGAGAAAAGAAACCTATTGTTTTAAGTGCTATTCAGCCAAGTGGCTCAATGACTCTTGGTAACTATCTTGGAGCAATTAAGAATTGGATTACAATGCAGGACGAATACTTCTGCTTTTATGCTCTTGCTGACCTACACACAATTACAGTAAGACAAGACCCTAAAGAAATGAGAAAGCATATTCTTGATATGTACGCATTGCTTTTAGCTTGTGGCATTGACCCTGAGAAAAGTGTTTTCTTCATTCAGAGCCATGTAACAACTCATGCACAGTTAGCTTGGATTCTAAACTGCTATACACAGTTCGGTGAACTTTCAAGAATGACACAGTTTAAGGATAAAAGCCGTAAACACGCTGACAACATTAACGCAGGTCTGTTTACTTACCCTGCACTAATGGCTGCCGATATTCTACTTTATCAGGCAGACAAAGTTCCTGTTGGTGCTGACCAGATGCAACATCTTGAAATCACTCGTGATATTGCAACAAGATTTAATGGTCTATACGGCAATGTATTTAAGATTCCTGAGGGCTTTGTACCTAAGAACGGTGCAAGAGTTATGTCACTACAAAACCCATCAAGCAAGATGAGTAAAAGTGATGAAAATGTTAATGGTTGTGTATATATGCTTGATAAGCCTGAAACTATTATGAAGAAGTTTAAGAGAGCTATCACAGACACAGACACTAAGGTTTACTTTAGCGAAGATAAGCCGGGTATCAGCAACCTAATGACAATTTACGGTGCAGTTACAGGCAAAACAATGGAACAGATTGAAAAGGAATTTGACGGTAAAGGCTACGGTGACTTTAAGACTGCTGTAGGTGAAGCAGTTGTTGAACACCTAAGACCAATCCAAGATGAATACAACAGAATTATCAAGGATAGAGCATATATGGAAGAAACATGGAAAAAGGCAGATGCCTTTGCTCAGAACTTCAGCCAAAGAACTCTTGACAAGGTAATGAAGAAAATCGGTTACATTAAATAA
- a CDS encoding DegV family protein yields the protein MIKIITDSGADLEPNELEILDIKCVPLSVTFDNITYKENINLTKKGFYKLLKLKKEKPTTSQPSPEDFFNLLENNGDTYIGIFLSSKISGTYQNAKYCCTNFNCYPIDSESASAGMRILIEESIKLKNQGISAKEIVMKIEELKKRIVVMACVDSPEYLLKGGRIKTSMMSTIKPIVAIENGKITLIHKCIGTQRGINYIANKVMKNHPDFSYPFHIMYADNHSMGVKLKEKLLSDKLPINNHSLVNVGAVIGSHTGPNAFGVAYVKR from the coding sequence ATGATAAAAATTATTACCGACTCAGGTGCTGACTTAGAGCCAAATGAACTTGAAATTCTTGATATTAAGTGTGTTCCACTTTCAGTTACCTTTGACAATATTACTTACAAAGAGAACATTAACCTTACCAAAAAAGGTTTCTACAAACTGCTAAAGCTAAAGAAAGAAAAGCCAACAACATCACAACCATCCCCTGAGGATTTCTTCAATTTACTTGAGAATAACGGTGACACCTATATTGGAATTTTCTTATCCTCCAAAATAAGTGGCACTTATCAAAATGCAAAATACTGCTGTACCAATTTTAACTGTTACCCTATAGACAGTGAAAGTGCATCTGCCGGTATGAGGATACTTATTGAAGAAAGTATCAAACTGAAAAATCAAGGTATTTCAGCTAAAGAAATTGTTATGAAAATTGAGGAACTAAAGAAAAGAATTGTGGTTATGGCTTGTGTTGATTCACCTGAATACCTACTGAAAGGTGGCAGAATCAAAACCTCTATGATGTCAACAATTAAGCCTATTGTAGCTATTGAGAATGGAAAAATCACACTTATTCACAAGTGTATCGGCACTCAAAGAGGAATAAACTATATTGCAAATAAGGTTATGAAAAATCACCCTGACTTTTCCTATCCATTTCACATTATGTATGCCGATAACCACTCAATGGGTGTTAAGCTGAAAGAAAAGCTACTATCGGACAAACTACCAATTAACAACCATTCCTTAGTAAATGTAGGTGCAGTAATAGGCAGTCATACCGGACCTAATGCTTTTGGTGTAGCATATGTAAAAAGGTAA
- a CDS encoding heavy-metal-associated domain-containing protein, translating to MDVFQKPAFWGIIAVVLIVVFAIFVIKSYVKKLSEGCCGSSGGDKVKKIKVKDKDKSHYPYKAILTVDGMVCQGCESRIENTLNNLEGVWAKANASTKEVTVLMKNKIDEKTLKKTVNTIGAYTVMKYKEV from the coding sequence ATGGATGTTTTTCAGAAACCTGCTTTTTGGGGAATTATTGCAGTTGTACTGATTGTAGTATTTGCAATTTTCGTAATAAAAAGCTATGTGAAAAAACTGTCAGAAGGATGTTGTGGTTCTTCCGGTGGGGATAAAGTAAAGAAAATTAAGGTTAAGGATAAGGATAAAAGTCACTATCCATATAAAGCAATTCTTACTGTTGACGGTATGGTGTGTCAAGGATGTGAAAGCAGAATTGAAAACACCCTCAATAACCTTGAGGGTGTGTGGGCAAAGGCAAATGCCTCTACCAAAGAAGTAACCGTATTGATGAAAAATAAGATTGATGAAAAAACCTTAAAGAAAACAGTAAACACCATCGGTGCTTATACTGTTATGAAATATAAAGAAGTTTAA